GCGCGCAACTTCGCAAATTCAAAATCACCGACTACAAAGTTTACCGCATTCTCCCCGGCGGCGAAACTACCATGATTCACCCTGCTGATGGCGTTTTCCCTGAAAAAGTAAATGCTGGACGTTCTATGGTGCGTCACGTACCCCGCAGAATCGGTCAAAACCCCAACCCTGCACAAATCAAATTCAGCGGTAAAGCTACTCACGACGCTTAGTACCGCAGGGCGGAATTAAAAATTAACAATTAAAAATTAAAAAAGCAGAAATAACTAGCTTTTTGTGTGATTTTTAATTGTTGGTTGATTTACGCCGTTGTCAACTAATCGTTATGTAGTGGGTAATGGGTAATAGGGAAAAAAGAAAAATTTTGCCCCCTTACCCATGACTAAAAGCTCGTTGTTAATTTTTAATTTTTAATTGTCAATTTTTAATTATTTATGATTTTCCCCGATTTCGACCAGTTTCAAAAGCTTGCTGTCCAAGGTAATTTTGTGCCAGTGTATCAGGAATGGATAGCCGACCTGGATACACCTGTATCTGCTTGGTATAAAGTTTGTGCAGATCAACCTTACAGCTTTCTGCTGGAATCGGTGGAAGGTGGGGAAACTGTAGGGCGTTATAGTTTATTAGGCTGTGATCCTTTGTGGATATTGGAGGCTAGGGGTGATAAAACAACCCAAACCCATCGAAATGGTGA
The DNA window shown above is from Anabaena sp. WA102 and carries:
- a CDS encoding photosystem I reaction center subunit II PsaD, giving the protein MATLTGKTPIFGGSTGGLLTKADVEEKYAITWTSPKEQVFEMPTGGAAKMVKGENLLYIARKEYGIALGAQLRKFKITDYKVYRILPGGETTMIHPADGVFPEKVNAGRSMVRHVPRRIGQNPNPAQIKFSGKATHDA